The segment CGACGCGCAGCCGGACGGCGAGCGGATCCTGGCCTGGACGCAGGTCTACGACCTGGAGGAGCTGCCGCGCGAGCTGATCGTGGTCGGCTCCGGCGTCACCGGCGCCGAGTTCGCCGGCGCCTACCAGGCGCTCGGCTCGAACGTCACGCTGGTCTCCTCGCGCGACCGGGTGCTCCCGGGCGAGGACCCGGACGCCGCCGAGGTGCTGGAGGACGTGTTCCGCCGCCGCGGCATGAACGTGATGAGCCGCTCCCGGGCCGAGAGCGCCAAGCGGGTGGGCGACCGGGTGGAGGTGACGCTGGCCGACGGCAAGGTGATCACGGGCACGCACTGCCTGATGGCGGTCGGCTCGCTCCCCAACACCGAGGAGCTGGGCCTGGAGGAGGCCGGTGTCGCGGTCAACGACTGGGGCCAGATCAAGGTGGACCGGGTCTCCCGCACCTCCGCCCCCGGCGTGTACGCGGCCGGCGACTGCACCGGCGTCTTCATGCTGGCCTCGGTGGCCGCCATGCAGGGCCGGATCGCCATGTACCACGCGCTCGGCGACGCGGTGCAGCCGCTGAACCTGAAGACCGTGGCGTCCAACGTGTTCACCGACCCGGAGATCGCCACCGTCGGCTACACCCACGCCGACGTGTCCTGCGGGAAGATGGACGCCGTCGAGGTCAAGCTCCCGCTGCGCGGCAACCCGCGGGCCAAGATGCAGGGCATCCGGGACGGCTTCGTGAAGCTGTTCGCCCGCCCCGGCACCGGCATCGTGGTCGGCGGCGTGGTGGTCGCCCCGCGCGCCTCCGAGCTGATCCACTCGATCTCGCTGGCCGTCGACAACAACCTGACGGTGGAGCAGGTCGCCAGCGCCTTCACGGTCTACCCGTCGCTGTCCGGCTCGACCGCCGAGGCGGCCCGCCAGCTGCACATCCGCAAGCGCGAGGGCGCGGGCTCCTAGCGGGACGCGCGGCCCCCGGACCGCCGGGGCGCGCGGGACGTACGGGAACGAGCCGGGCGCGCGCCGCCCGGCTCACCCGCCCGGTGGAGCGCGCATTGTACGGTCGTGCGCCGTCCCGAGGTGAGCAAATCCCGTTACCAGGTGCAAACGCCTGAAAGCAGACGGTCACTCGGGTTACCGTCGGTCCTGTGTTTGCAGCAGAACGTCGCCAGTTGATCCTCGAGATGGTGCGCGCCAACGGAGCCGTGTCGCTCCGCGAACTGGCCCGCGTCGTCCAGACCTCCGAAGTCACCGTCCGCCGAGACGTCCGGGCGCTGGAGTCCGAAGGGCTGCTCGACCGCCGCCACGGCGGCGCGGTGCTGCCCGGCGGGTTCAGCCGTGACCCGGGCTACCCGCAGAAGACCCACCTCGCCACCGCCGAGAAGAGCGCCATCGCCGACCTCGCCGCGGACCTGGTCGAGGAGGGCGACGCCATCGTGGTCGGCGCCGGGACGACCACCCAGGAGCTGGCCCGCCGGCTGGCCCGGGTGCCCGGGCTGACCGTGGTCACCAACTCGCTGCTGGTCGCCCAGGCGCTGGCGCACGCCAACCGGGTCGAGGTGGTGATGACCGGCGGCACCCTGCGCGGCTCCAACTACGCCCTGGTGGGCAGCGGCGCCGAGCAGTCGCTGGCCGGGCTGCGGGTCACCAAGGCGTTCATCTCCGGCAGCGGACTGACCGCCGAACGCGGCCTGTCCACCGCCAACATGCTCTCCGCCTCGGTCGACCGGGCCCTGGTGCAGGCCGCCAACGAGGTGATCGTGCTGGCCGACCACACCAAGCTCGGCGCCGACAGCATGTTCCAGACCGTCGCCACCGAGGCGATCACCCGGCTGGTCACCGACGAGCGCACCCTGCTGGAGGACCTCACCTCCCGCGAGCAGCACGCCCTCGCCGACTGCGGGGTGCAGGTCTCGGTGGCCTCGCTCGGCCTGGCCGCCGAGAGCGCCGCCCACCAGCAGGCCGCCCGCCGCCCCGGGCCGCCGCAGCCCGGCCTGGCCCCCGGCGCCCCGCTGCCCGGCCAGCGCCGCCCCGCCCCGCACGGCGCCCTGCCGCCCGCCGCCCGGCTCGCCGAACGGATCCGCTGACCGCGCGGGCGGCCGACCCGCCCGGCGGCGGCGCACTGACCGGTTCCGGCCCGCCCGCGGCCGACCCCTGGCCGCCCCGGCCGAGCCGCTTGTAGCGTCTGCCCCCATGGACGCAGCGAGCGAAACACTCGACCGCACAACCGAATTGACGGTGCGTCGGGCCCGCGCCGGCCGCGGCCCCGCGACCTGGGGCCAGCGCGCCATCCACACCGCCCTGGTCCGGCTCGGCACCGACGCGCCCCGCTACAACCTGCGGCTGGCCGCCCCCGTCGACCCCGGCGCGGAGCCCGGCACCGTGCTCCGCGCCTGCACCGAACTGCTCCACCTGCACGACGCGCTGCGCACCCGGCTGGTCGAGCAGGACGGCGCACTGCACCAGCTGGTCGACGCCGACGGCACCCTCCCGGTGGCGCTGCTGCACCGGGACACCCCCGAGCGGGCCGCCGCCGCGGCCGCCGAACTGCTCGACCGGTACGCCCGGGAGCCCTTCGACCCGGCCCGCGAGTGGCCGGTGCGGCTCGGCCTGGTGCTGGTCGACGGCCTGGTCCGGCAGACCGTCCTGGTGCTCTCGCACACCGCCGCCGACGGCTGGGGGATGCGCCGCGCCGTCCGCGACCTGATGCTGCTGGCCGCCGGACGCAGCGCCCAGGACCTGCGCGCCGAACGGGAGTTCGCCCAGCCGCTGGACGAGGCCGCCGAGCAGACCGGCCCGCGCGGCCGCCGCCGGGACGCCGCCGCCCGCCGGCACTGGCGGGAGAAGCTGGCCGCCGGCCCGCGCGCCCTGCTGCCCCGCCCGGCCGCCGCGCCCGACCCGGCGCGGACCTTCCCGTACGCGGTGCTGCGCTCCCCGGCGCTGGCCGACGCCCTCCCGGTGGCCGCCGCCCGGCTGCGCACCGGCGACGCCACGGTGCTGCTGGCCGCCGCCGCCACCGAACTGGGCCGGCTCGGCGGGCAGCGCGAGTTCCTCTGCCAGGTGGTGGTCGGCAACCGCTTCACCGAGCGGTCCGCCGAGGCCGTCACCACGCTCGCCCAGGAGGGCCTGTTCCACCTCCCGGAGCTCGCCGAGGACTTCGCCGAGACCGTCCGCCGCGCCCACGGCCCGGCGCTCACCGCCTACCGGCACTCCGGCTACGACAAGCCGCGGCTGGACGCCGAACTGGCCGGGCTGCGGGCCGCGGGCGTCGAACCGGCCGACCACTCGGTGGTCTGGAACGACACCCGGGACCCGCTGGCCGCGCTGATGGCCGACGCGCCGGGGCCGGGCGGCGCGGGGGAGCGGGAGCTGAGCTTCCCGGACGAGTTCCCGGCCCGCCCCGGGGTGTCGGTCGCGGTGGACGTGGTCGCGGTGCCCGGCGCGGTCGAGCTGCGGATGGTGGCGGACAGCGCGCTGCTGGACCGGGCGCAGATGGCGGGGTTCCTGTGCGGCGTCGAGGAGTTGGTGCTGGGCGCGGCGGGCGCGGCGGGTCCGGTCGGCGCGGCCGGGTAGGCCGAAGGGCGGCGGGGTCCGGAGACTCCCGCCGCCCTTCCGGTGCGTGCGCGTCCTACCCTCAGACGTCCTTGATCTCGCAGAGCGCGGCGCCGCTGGAGACGGAGGCGCCGACCTCGGCCTTGAGGCCGACCACGGTGCCCGCCTTGTGGGCGTTCAGCGGCTGCTCCATCTTCATCGCCTCCAGGACCACGATCAGCTCGCCCTCGGCGACCACCTGGCCCTCCTCGACGGCGACCTTGACGATGGTGCCCTGCATCGGCGAGGCCAGGGTGTCGCCGGAGACCGCCGAGGCGGCCTTCTTCGCGCCCACCCGGCGCTTGGCCTTCGCCGAGCCCGCGGCGGCCGCCGGGGCCGAGGCGACGCCGAGCGAGGACGGCAGCGAGACCTCGATCCGCTTGCCGCCGACCTCGACCACCACGGTCTCGCGGCCCTCGGGCTCCTCGCCGTCGCCGCCCGCGCCGGTGAACGCCGGGATGGTGTTCTCGAACTCGGTCTCGATCCACCGGGTGAAGACCTTGAACGGCTCGGTGGAGCCGGTCAGTTCGGGGGCGAACGCGGGGTCGGTGACCACGGCCTGGTGGAACGGGATGGCGGTGGCCATGCCCTCGACCTTGAACTCCTCCAGGGCGCGCTTGGCGCGCTGCAGGGCCTGCTTGCGGTCGGCGCCGGTGACGATCAGCTTGGCCAGCAGGGAGTCCCAGGCCGGGCCGATCACCGAGCCGGACTCCACGCCGGCGTCCAGCCGGACGCCCGGGCCGGACGGCGGGGCGAACAGCGTGACGGTGCCGGGCGCGGGCAGGAAGTTGCGGCCCGGGTCCTCGCCGTTGATCCGGAACTCGAAGGAGTGGCCGCGGATCTCGGGGTCGTCGTAGCCGAGCTCCTCGCCGTCCGCGATCCGGAACATCTCGCGGACCAGGTCGAGGCCGGCGACCTCCTCGGAGACCGGGTGCTCGACCTGCAGGCGGGTGTTGACCTCCAGGAAGGAGATCAGGCCGTCCTGGGAGACCAGGAACTCGCAGGTGCCGGCGCCGACGTAGCCCGCCTCGCGCAGGATCGCCTTGGACGCCCGGTACAGCTCGGCGTTCTGCTCGGCGGTCAGGAACGGCGCGGGCGCCTCCTCGACCAGCTTCTGGTGCCGGCGCTGCAGCGAGCAGTCGCGGGTGGAGACGACCACCACGTTGCCGTGCTGGTCGGCCAGGCACTGGGTCTCCACGTGCCGCGGCTTGTCGAGGTACTGCTCGACGAAGCACTCGCCGCGGCCGAACGCGGCGACCGCCTCGCGGACCGCCGACTCGTACAGCTCGGGGATCTCCTCCAGCGTGCGGGCGACCTTCAGGCCGCGGCCGCCGCCGCCGAACGCCGCCTTGATGGCGACCGGCAGGCCGTGCTCGGCGGCGAACGCGACGACCTCGTCGGCGCCGGAGACCGGGTCGGCGGTGCCGGCCACCAGCGGGGCGCCGGCGCGCTGGGCGACGTGCCGGGCGGTGACCTTGTCGCCCAGGTCGCGGATGGCCTGCGGCGGCGGGCCGATCCAGGTCAGGCCGGCGTCGAGCACGGCCTGCGCGAACTCGGCGTTCTCGGAGAGGAAACCGTAGCCGGGGTGGACCGCGTCCGCTCCCGAGTCGGCGGCGGCCTTGAGCACCTTGGCGATGTCGAGGTAGCTGGTGGCGGGGGTGTCGCCGCCCAGCGCGTACGCCTCGTCGGCGGCCCGCACGTGCAGCGCGTCCCGGTCAGGCTCCGCGTACACGGCGACGCTGGCGATACCCGCGTCCCGGCAGGCCCGGGCGACGCGGACGGCGATTTCTCCGCGGTTGGCGATGAGCACCTTGCGCACTGTGGCTCCCTTCTCGAACCTCGTCGAGTCTATGGATTGGAGGGCGCTACCGGCGAGTAGTCCCTGGTGGTGAGCGTGCTCACACGCTCGGTTGCCGTACTCCCGTGCCAGTGGCGGCCGTTGGCGGCGCGTCGCAGGCAGTGGGCCCTGGGCGATCGTGCACCGGAGCACTGGAGCGCCGGTCGGGGGTGGGGTGGCCTTCGCCACACCGGGGTCGGTTCAGACCGCCGCCGGTTCCGGACGGCTGACCGCCGCGTCCGTCACGTCGGCCTCGAACTCGACCACGTCCGGCCCGTACGCGCGGGCGTTCACCACCCGGAGCACCACCGCGAACGCGCCGTCCCGGCCGTGCTCGCGGGCCAGCTCCCGGTGGTGGGCGACCAGGTAGCGGGCGGCCGCGTGGTTGGAGACCGCGGTCTGCCCGGCTATCAGGAACACCGGCCGGCTGCCCTCGCGCAGGTGCACCCGGGCCAGCAGCACGTGGGCCCGCTGGCCGGGCTCCTCCCGGGAGGTCAGGAACCGGAACTCCCGGGTGCCGACCAGCAGGGTGTGCACCGGGTGCCCGGCCTGCGCGGGCGGGTCGACGAACGCCACCCCCGGCAGCCAGGACTCCAGGTGGGCCGCCGTCCGCCGGTTGCCGACCGGGCCGCCCACGCAGAACTCGGTCTTGTCGCCCAGCCCCTGCCGGACCTCGTCGTGCCCGGTCAGCGTCGCCCGCGCGCCGCACTCGCGCACCAGCGCGGACAGCTCCATCAGCGCGTACACGTCGTCGCGGGCCACGCTCTTGACGTCCGCGGCCGACGCCTGGCGGTTGACCACCAGCAGCGCCTCGCCGCCGGCCGGCAGCCCGAAGAACGCCCGCACCCGTTCCAGCCGGCGCCGCCGGCGCAGCGACTGGGCCAGCCAGCCCAGCCCGGCGCTGATCGCCGAAGCGACCAGTCCCAGAACGACGTTGAGCACTCCATCGGTCATCTTCGGCTCCTCGTCGCCCCTTTCCGGTCCGGCTGCGTCAGCCTAACGGCGCCCGGCTGGAGAGGGGGTGGAACTCTGCAACAGATGTGCGGGCCCGGTTCTGTCCGATTCCGCAACCGGTAAACCGGAGCAGGATGATCCGGTTCCGGGCCGGCCATAACGGAATGGTTCAGACCATTGACCGAGATCGGGCCGCTCCCTACCGTCACAGCCACCAGGCACCGCCCGCACGATTCACGGGGGAAAACGTGAAGCGTTCCGCACTGCCCGTCGCGCTGGCCGCGACCGCCCTGCTGCTCACCGCCTGCTCCGGCGGCGGAGGGACGAAGGCCGACCCGGCGCCCAGCGCCGACACCTACGGCTGCGTCACCCCGGAGCAGGCCGCCAAGGGCTCCTTCACCCTCGACGGCGGCACCGCCGCCGGGAACCACCTGGACGCCTACTACCGGGACTCCGACGCCGGCCACGCCAAGGTCGGCGTGGTCTTCTCGCACCAGGCCGACGGCTCGCTCTGCGAATGGGCGCCCGTCCTCGACCGGTTCACCGGGGCCGGCTACGCGGTGCTCGCCTTCACCTGCTCCGGCGACGTCACCGAGGGCATCAAGGCCGCCGAACGCTATTACCAGGGCAAGGGCGTCGGCGCGGTCGCCCTGGTCGGCGCCTCCAAGGGCGCCGCCGCCTCACTGGTCGCCGCCAGGCTCGACAACCCGCTGCCGGTCAGGGCCGTGGTCTCGCTCAGCTCGCCCGAGACGTACCCGCTGTTCAACGCCGCCCTGGCGGTCACGGTGGTGAAGACCCCCACCTACTTCGCCGCCGAACAGCTCGACTCCCCGTTCGCCGCCAACGCCAAGGCCCTGTACGACGCCTCCGTCGCCGAGGACAAGCAGCTCAAGGTCTACCCCGGCGGCAACCACGGCGCCCCGCTGCTCCGGGACGGCGCGCTGCCCGACGTGCTCGGCTACCTGGCGAAGCACGCCCCCGCGACGGGCTGACGGGGCCTCAGGCCCACAGGTCGGTGATGCGCACGTCCAGCTCGGCGAGCAGGCGGCGCAGCAGCGGCAGCGACAGGCCGATCACGTTGCCGGGGTCGCCGTCGATCCCCTCCACG is part of the Kitasatospora cineracea genome and harbors:
- a CDS encoding NAD(P)H-quinone dehydrogenase, with amino-acid sequence MGHVTRIVIIGGGPGGYEAALVAAQLGAEVTVVDRDGLGGSAVLTDCVPSKTLIATAEVMTSFDSSYEELGILVADGTPDPADPARVVGVDLGKVNRRVKRLAIAQSHDITQAVTRAGVTVLRGRGRLGTGGQAIDGSREVLVELADGAVESVRADAVLIATGVRPRQLPDAQPDGERILAWTQVYDLEELPRELIVVGSGVTGAEFAGAYQALGSNVTLVSSRDRVLPGEDPDAAEVLEDVFRRRGMNVMSRSRAESAKRVGDRVEVTLADGKVITGTHCLMAVGSLPNTEELGLEEAGVAVNDWGQIKVDRVSRTSAPGVYAAGDCTGVFMLASVAAMQGRIAMYHALGDAVQPLNLKTVASNVFTDPEIATVGYTHADVSCGKMDAVEVKLPLRGNPRAKMQGIRDGFVKLFARPGTGIVVGGVVVAPRASELIHSISLAVDNNLTVEQVASAFTVYPSLSGSTAEAARQLHIRKREGAGS
- a CDS encoding DeoR/GlpR family DNA-binding transcription regulator, translating into MVRANGAVSLRELARVVQTSEVTVRRDVRALESEGLLDRRHGGAVLPGGFSRDPGYPQKTHLATAEKSAIADLAADLVEEGDAIVVGAGTTTQELARRLARVPGLTVVTNSLLVAQALAHANRVEVVMTGGTLRGSNYALVGSGAEQSLAGLRVTKAFISGSGLTAERGLSTANMLSASVDRALVQAANEVIVLADHTKLGADSMFQTVATEAITRLVTDERTLLEDLTSREQHALADCGVQVSVASLGLAAESAAHQQAARRPGPPQPGLAPGAPLPGQRRPAPHGALPPAARLAERIR
- a CDS encoding condensation domain-containing protein is translated as MDAASETLDRTTELTVRRARAGRGPATWGQRAIHTALVRLGTDAPRYNLRLAAPVDPGAEPGTVLRACTELLHLHDALRTRLVEQDGALHQLVDADGTLPVALLHRDTPERAAAAAAELLDRYAREPFDPAREWPVRLGLVLVDGLVRQTVLVLSHTAADGWGMRRAVRDLMLLAAGRSAQDLRAEREFAQPLDEAAEQTGPRGRRRDAAARRHWREKLAAGPRALLPRPAAAPDPARTFPYAVLRSPALADALPVAAARLRTGDATVLLAAAATELGRLGGQREFLCQVVVGNRFTERSAEAVTTLAQEGLFHLPELAEDFAETVRRAHGPALTAYRHSGYDKPRLDAELAGLRAAGVEPADHSVVWNDTRDPLAALMADAPGPGGAGERELSFPDEFPARPGVSVAVDVVAVPGAVELRMVADSALLDRAQMAGFLCGVEELVLGAAGAAGPVGAAG
- a CDS encoding acetyl/propionyl/methylcrotonyl-CoA carboxylase subunit alpha, producing MRKVLIANRGEIAVRVARACRDAGIASVAVYAEPDRDALHVRAADEAYALGGDTPATSYLDIAKVLKAAADSGADAVHPGYGFLSENAEFAQAVLDAGLTWIGPPPQAIRDLGDKVTARHVAQRAGAPLVAGTADPVSGADEVVAFAAEHGLPVAIKAAFGGGGRGLKVARTLEEIPELYESAVREAVAAFGRGECFVEQYLDKPRHVETQCLADQHGNVVVVSTRDCSLQRRHQKLVEEAPAPFLTAEQNAELYRASKAILREAGYVGAGTCEFLVSQDGLISFLEVNTRLQVEHPVSEEVAGLDLVREMFRIADGEELGYDDPEIRGHSFEFRINGEDPGRNFLPAPGTVTLFAPPSGPGVRLDAGVESGSVIGPAWDSLLAKLIVTGADRKQALQRAKRALEEFKVEGMATAIPFHQAVVTDPAFAPELTGSTEPFKVFTRWIETEFENTIPAFTGAGGDGEEPEGRETVVVEVGGKRIEVSLPSSLGVASAPAAAAGSAKAKRRVGAKKAASAVSGDTLASPMQGTIVKVAVEEGQVVAEGELIVVLEAMKMEQPLNAHKAGTVVGLKAEVGASVSSGAALCEIKDV